One part of the Streptomyces ferrugineus genome encodes these proteins:
- a CDS encoding NUDIX hydrolase, with protein sequence MIVWINGAFGAGKTTTARELIELIPNSTLFDPEVIGGALTHLLPPKHLTEVGDFQDLPIWRRLVIDTAAALHAELGGTLVVPMTLLRQEYRDEIFGGLAARRITVQHVLLAPAETILRERIAGREIPTDLPDGDIRLRQWSYDHIEPYRTALAAWLTADAHPVDNSGLTPYETAVRIAGAVGSGAVPVCDIVQTPEPTAETLAAGVLLFDEEGRVLLVDPTYKAGWEFPGGVVEPGEAPARAGMREVAEETGIRLDDVPSLLVVDWERPSPPGYGGLRLLFDGGRLDSDEAERLLLPGPELRDWRFVTEEEAAELLPPVRYERLRWALRARERGAALYLEAGVPAP encoded by the coding sequence GTGATCGTTTGGATCAACGGTGCGTTCGGTGCGGGGAAGACCACCACCGCACGGGAACTGATCGAGCTGATCCCGAACAGCACGCTCTTCGACCCCGAGGTCATCGGCGGAGCACTCACCCACCTGCTCCCGCCCAAACACCTCACGGAGGTCGGCGACTTCCAGGACCTGCCGATCTGGCGACGTCTCGTGATCGACACGGCGGCCGCGCTGCACGCCGAGCTCGGCGGGACCCTCGTGGTCCCGATGACCCTGCTGCGCCAGGAGTACCGCGACGAGATCTTCGGCGGCCTCGCGGCCCGCCGCATCACCGTGCAGCATGTGCTCCTCGCCCCGGCGGAAACGATCCTGCGCGAGCGAATAGCCGGGCGGGAGATCCCGACCGACCTGCCCGACGGCGACATACGCCTCCGGCAGTGGTCGTACGACCACATAGAGCCCTATCGCACCGCGCTCGCCGCCTGGCTCACCGCCGACGCGCACCCCGTCGACAACAGCGGCCTGACGCCGTACGAGACCGCCGTACGGATCGCCGGGGCCGTCGGCAGCGGTGCCGTGCCCGTCTGCGACATCGTGCAGACGCCCGAGCCCACCGCCGAGACCCTCGCCGCGGGCGTGCTGCTCTTCGACGAGGAGGGCAGGGTGCTGCTCGTCGACCCCACGTACAAGGCCGGCTGGGAGTTCCCCGGCGGCGTCGTCGAACCCGGCGAGGCGCCCGCGCGCGCGGGCATGCGCGAGGTCGCCGAGGAGACGGGGATACGGCTCGACGACGTGCCGAGCCTCCTGGTCGTCGACTGGGAGCGGCCCTCGCCCCCGGGCTACGGCGGGCTGCGCCTCCTCTTCGACGGCGGCCGGCTCGACTCCGACGAGGCCGAACGCCTCCTGCTGCCCGGACCCGAGCTGCGCGACTGGCGCTTCGTCACCGAGGAGGAGGCCGCCGAACTGCTGCCACCGGTGCGCTACGAGCGGCTGCGCTGGGCGCTGCGGGCGCGGGAACGCGGGGCGGCGCTCTATCTGGAGGCAGGCGTTCCGGCGCCGTGA
- a CDS encoding deazapurine DNA modification protein DpdA family protein: MSAAVLFDVPAPAADDKPKAKRPALVYAERRWFADVDRVTYLGTHQPSWLAREEFGKDCIPLCVSHGRLADRKTLPRAVTPWMLDSRGFTELSQHGRWTVSPYTYAAAARRYYDEIGLMDMCAIQDWMCEDEILAKTGLTIADHQIKTVASFLNLMTLDADLPWMPVIQGRTLDDYLRCIDLYDQVGVDLTLEPVVGIGSVCRLQQTDEAARIIETIWGMGIRLHGFGFKKTGLRRVAHQLYSSDSMAWSYNATNRAPMPECVGKHVHCGNCPKYAIAWRNALLNSLPDDPQLLLAA; the protein is encoded by the coding sequence GTGTCTGCTGCCGTTCTCTTCGACGTTCCCGCCCCTGCGGCGGATGATAAGCCCAAGGCAAAGCGCCCTGCCCTCGTCTACGCCGAGCGTCGTTGGTTCGCCGACGTCGACCGCGTGACGTACCTGGGCACGCATCAGCCGTCTTGGCTCGCCCGCGAGGAGTTCGGTAAGGACTGCATCCCGCTGTGCGTCTCCCACGGGCGCCTGGCCGACCGTAAGACCCTGCCGCGGGCCGTCACCCCGTGGATGCTCGACTCCCGCGGATTCACGGAGCTGTCGCAGCACGGCCGATGGACGGTCTCGCCGTACACGTACGCCGCGGCGGCGCGACGGTACTACGACGAGATCGGCCTGATGGACATGTGTGCCATTCAGGACTGGATGTGTGAGGACGAGATCCTCGCGAAGACTGGCCTCACGATCGCCGACCACCAGATCAAGACCGTCGCGTCGTTCCTCAACCTGATGACGCTGGACGCCGACCTGCCGTGGATGCCGGTGATCCAGGGCCGCACCCTCGACGACTACCTGCGGTGCATCGACCTGTACGACCAGGTCGGTGTGGACCTCACGCTCGAACCGGTCGTCGGCATCGGCTCCGTGTGCCGTCTGCAGCAGACCGACGAGGCCGCCCGGATCATCGAAACGATCTGGGGGATGGGGATCCGCCTGCACGGGTTCGGCTTCAAGAAGACCGGTCTGCGGCGCGTCGCCCACCAGCTCTACAGCAGCGACTCCATGGCCTGGTCCTACAACGCCACCAACCGGGCCCCGATGCCGGAGTGCGTGGGCAAGCACGTCCACTGCGGCAACTGCCCCAAGTACGCCATCGCCTGGCGTAACGCGCTCCTCAACTCCCTGCCGGACGACCCGCAGCTCCTGCTCGCCGCCTGA
- a CDS encoding LacI family DNA-binding transcriptional regulator translates to MDRRIPVDDDRTGQRIVPETIRRSDRAPDNRYGNRPTMKDVAARAGVGLKTVSRVVNGEPGVTPETERRVQEAIDALGFRRNDSARVLRKGRTASIGLVLEDLADPFYGPLSRAVEEVARAHGALLINGSSAEDPDREQELALALCARRVDGLVVIPAGDDHRYLEPELKAGVATVFVDRPAGKIDADCVLSDNHGGARDGVAHLIAHGHRRIGFIGDMPRIHTAAERLRGYRDAMEDAGIPVEDSWMSLGVTDPERVRGAAEEMLAGPSPVTAIFTGNNRVTVTVIRVLAEQTRRVALVGFDDIELADLLQPGVTVVAQDAATLGRTAAERLFRQLDGTLVTPERIELPTRLITRGSGELPPED, encoded by the coding sequence ATGGACCGCCGCATCCCCGTGGATGACGACAGGACAGGACAGCGCATCGTGCCCGAGACCATCCGCCGATCCGACCGCGCTCCCGACAACCGCTACGGCAACCGTCCGACCATGAAGGACGTCGCGGCGCGGGCCGGAGTCGGTCTGAAGACCGTCTCGCGCGTGGTCAACGGTGAGCCCGGTGTCACCCCGGAGACGGAGCGCCGCGTCCAGGAGGCCATCGACGCCCTGGGCTTCCGCCGCAACGACAGCGCCCGGGTGCTGCGCAAGGGCCGTACGGCGAGCATCGGCCTGGTCCTGGAGGATCTCGCGGACCCTTTCTACGGCCCCCTCAGCCGGGCGGTCGAGGAGGTCGCCCGGGCGCATGGCGCCCTGCTCATCAACGGCTCCAGCGCCGAGGACCCGGACCGCGAGCAGGAGCTGGCGCTGGCGCTGTGCGCGCGGCGGGTGGACGGGCTGGTGGTCATTCCGGCCGGTGACGACCACCGGTATCTGGAGCCCGAGCTCAAGGCGGGCGTCGCCACCGTCTTCGTCGACCGTCCGGCCGGGAAGATCGACGCGGACTGTGTCCTGTCCGACAACCACGGCGGTGCTCGCGACGGCGTCGCCCACCTCATCGCGCACGGCCACCGCCGGATCGGGTTCATCGGTGACATGCCCCGCATCCACACGGCCGCCGAGCGGCTGCGCGGCTACCGGGACGCCATGGAGGACGCGGGGATACCGGTGGAGGACTCCTGGATGTCCCTGGGCGTCACCGACCCGGAGCGGGTGCGCGGGGCGGCCGAGGAGATGCTCGCCGGCCCCTCCCCCGTCACCGCGATCTTCACGGGCAACAACCGTGTGACCGTCACCGTGATCCGGGTCCTCGCCGAGCAGACCCGCCGCGTCGCCCTCGTCGGCTTCGACGACATCGAACTCGCCGATCTGCTCCAGCCGGGCGTCACCGTCGTCGCCCAGGACGCCGCCACCCTCGGCCGCACCGCCGCCGAGCGCCTGTTCCGCCAGCTCGACGGCACCCTGGTCACCCCCGAGCGCATCGAACTGCCGACGCGGCTGATCACCCGCGGCTCGGGCGAGTTGCCGCCGGAGGACTGA
- a CDS encoding TIGR01777 family oxidoreductase yields the protein MKIVIPGGTGQVGTILNRALSRAGHQVVVLTRRPTRDGEVRWDGESWGPWAEEIDGSDVVINLAGRSVSCRYTPDNLRAMMDSRVRSTEVVGEAIAGAARPPRVWLQMSTATLYAHRFDAPNDEATGIVGGGEPDVPDYWSYSVEIARSWERAQEVADTPHTRKVALRSAMVMSPDRGGVFDVLLALARLGLGGPVAGGGQYVSWIHDQDFVRAVEFLIDRDDLRGPVNLAAPEPLPQRAFMRDLRSSWGVPVGLPATRWMAEIGAFALRSDTELLLKSRRVVPGRLLDEGFDFAYARWPEAAGDLVRRRRRARRRIGAEVPSLSGSSGGGA from the coding sequence ATGAAGATAGTGATTCCCGGAGGAACCGGGCAGGTGGGCACGATCCTGAACCGCGCGCTGAGCCGCGCGGGCCACCAGGTCGTCGTCCTGACCAGGCGGCCCACACGCGACGGCGAGGTCCGGTGGGACGGTGAGTCGTGGGGCCCGTGGGCCGAGGAGATCGACGGCAGCGACGTCGTGATCAATCTGGCCGGGCGCAGCGTGAGCTGCCGCTACACCCCGGACAATCTGCGGGCCATGATGGATTCGCGGGTGCGCTCCACCGAGGTCGTGGGCGAGGCGATCGCCGGCGCCGCCCGGCCGCCCCGGGTCTGGCTGCAGATGAGCACGGCCACCCTCTACGCCCACCGCTTCGACGCCCCCAACGACGAGGCGACCGGCATCGTCGGCGGCGGCGAGCCCGATGTGCCGGACTACTGGTCCTACAGCGTCGAGATCGCCAGGTCCTGGGAGCGAGCCCAGGAGGTGGCCGACACGCCGCACACCCGCAAGGTCGCCCTGCGCTCCGCCATGGTGATGAGCCCCGATCGCGGCGGCGTCTTCGACGTTCTGCTGGCGCTGGCGCGGCTGGGTCTCGGCGGCCCCGTGGCGGGCGGCGGACAGTACGTCTCGTGGATCCACGACCAGGACTTCGTCCGCGCGGTCGAGTTCCTGATCGACCGGGACGATCTCCGCGGACCGGTGAATCTGGCCGCTCCGGAACCCCTGCCCCAGCGCGCCTTCATGCGGGACCTGCGCTCCTCTTGGGGCGTCCCCGTGGGCCTGCCCGCGACGAGGTGGATGGCCGAGATCGGCGCGTTCGCGCTGCGCTCGGACACCGAGCTGCTGCTGAAGAGCCGGCGCGTCGTCCCCGGTCGGCTGCTCGACGAGGGCTTCGACTTCGCGTACGCCCGCTGGCCGGAGGCGGCCGGCGATCTCGTACGGCGGCGTCGGCGCGCGCGCAGGCGGATCGGCGCGGAGGTTCCGTCATTGTCCGGTTCGTCCGGGGGTGGGGCGTGA
- a CDS encoding toxin-antitoxin system, toxin component gives MRLRSIPFPPGIASGVWVDRASHDLIGYEQNTDPAHQLVIIGHEAWHMFQGHCSSLTAHGAAAARSEESQPPDALAQLVALIAETDGAELSPTTSMDASLHFAARAGAHENEDEVEAELFGYRFATDVQVALTEARTAADPDQLAGRIQASMAHRVRRS, from the coding sequence GTGAGGCTGCGCTCGATTCCGTTTCCGCCAGGGATCGCCAGCGGGGTGTGGGTCGACCGCGCCAGCCACGACCTGATCGGCTACGAACAGAACACCGACCCCGCGCACCAGTTGGTGATCATCGGGCACGAGGCGTGGCACATGTTCCAGGGCCACTGCAGCAGCCTCACAGCCCACGGGGCTGCTGCGGCACGCTCCGAAGAGAGCCAACCGCCTGACGCGTTGGCGCAACTCGTTGCCCTCATCGCAGAGACGGATGGCGCGGAGCTCTCTCCCACCACCAGCATGGATGCCTCCCTACACTTCGCCGCTCGCGCCGGCGCCCACGAGAACGAGGACGAAGTGGAGGCGGAGCTCTTCGGGTACCGCTTCGCCACGGACGTTCAGGTTGCCCTCACCGAGGCTCGCACCGCCGCTGACCCGGACCAGCTCGCTGGCCGGATCCAGGCGTCTATGGCGCACCGTGTCCGCCGGAGCTAG
- a CDS encoding FAD-dependent oxidoreductase: MTEAPRWSSTRVVVIGGSIGGMLAAAAVKDHVDSVEIIEAHDLPEGPAPRTGVPQAAHIHFLHAGGAEAIESLLPGTMEQMLAAGANRIPMTTNMVIYSPEGWYRRWERATHYMFSASRDLTDSVVRAQVLKDPRVSVRTSTKVVGLLGDHRQVTGVRVQAADGKEAELRARLVIDASGRATRTPQWLTHLGITGLAEKRIDSGLVYASRLYRAPVPTRDWPMVGVQADPRLPQPGNAGGLLPIEGDRWHVSLMGAPGGQPTRDPDAFEAFARTLRHPVLADLLAHAEPLTDVSITHSTANRRYFYERLRRWPDGLAALGDSVASFNPVYAQGISVAAQGALALRTLLADGLTPGLARRAQRAIAGPVDTAWALAVGQDIHYSTTTGANPNVVDRLLQRYVSRLSRTATGSFRAATALTDLLALQASPASVVHPRVLLTALVGPLRPQLDQPPFTPSERKLLDGLNNAAASTR; encoded by the coding sequence ATGACTGAAGCACCGCGCTGGAGTTCCACCCGAGTCGTCGTCATCGGGGGCAGCATCGGGGGCATGCTTGCTGCGGCCGCGGTCAAGGACCACGTGGATTCCGTGGAAATCATCGAGGCCCACGATCTACCCGAGGGGCCCGCGCCACGCACTGGCGTGCCCCAGGCTGCACACATCCACTTCTTGCATGCAGGCGGCGCTGAGGCCATCGAAAGTCTGCTGCCCGGCACGATGGAGCAGATGCTGGCCGCAGGTGCCAACCGCATACCGATGACCACCAACATGGTCATCTACTCTCCCGAGGGCTGGTACCGGCGCTGGGAGCGTGCCACTCACTACATGTTTTCGGCGAGCCGCGACCTGACCGACTCCGTCGTCCGAGCGCAGGTCCTCAAAGACCCCCGGGTCAGTGTGCGCACGAGCACCAAGGTCGTCGGGCTGCTCGGAGATCACCGCCAGGTCACAGGCGTGCGAGTACAAGCCGCCGACGGCAAGGAAGCAGAACTGCGCGCACGTCTCGTCATCGATGCCTCTGGCCGGGCCACGCGCACCCCACAATGGCTCACCCATCTGGGTATCACCGGCCTAGCAGAGAAGCGGATCGACTCGGGTCTCGTCTACGCAAGCCGCCTCTATCGCGCTCCTGTCCCCACCCGCGACTGGCCCATGGTCGGTGTGCAGGCCGACCCCCGGCTGCCTCAGCCCGGCAACGCTGGCGGGCTCCTGCCCATCGAGGGCGACCGCTGGCACGTCAGCCTGATGGGTGCCCCCGGGGGGCAACCCACCCGGGACCCGGACGCCTTCGAGGCCTTTGCCCGCACCCTGCGCCACCCCGTTCTGGCTGACCTGCTCGCCCACGCCGAACCACTCACCGACGTCAGCATCACCCACAGCACGGCCAACCGGCGCTATTTCTACGAACGGCTCCGTCGGTGGCCGGACGGCCTGGCAGCGCTGGGGGACTCCGTCGCGTCCTTCAACCCCGTTTACGCACAGGGCATCTCGGTGGCTGCTCAAGGCGCCCTGGCCCTGCGCACTCTGTTGGCGGACGGCCTGACCCCGGGCCTGGCGAGGCGTGCCCAACGTGCCATCGCGGGCCCCGTCGACACCGCTTGGGCCCTCGCGGTGGGACAGGACATCCACTACTCCACTACGACCGGCGCGAACCCGAACGTCGTCGATCGGCTCCTGCAGCGGTACGTCAGCCGCTTGTCCCGCACCGCCACCGGATCATTCCGCGCCGCCACGGCCCTGACCGATCTGCTAGCCCTGCAGGCCTCGCCCGCCTCCGTCGTTCACCCTCGTGTGCTGCTGACGGCCCTGGTCGGCCCTTTGCGCCCACAACTTGATCAGCCACCGTTTACCCCCTCGGAGCGCAAACTGCTGGATGGCCTCAACAACGCGGCCGCATCCACCAGGTAG
- a CDS encoding cell envelope integrity protein TolA, producing MSRATRAHTIRGHLVAGGLVDLGLGEATQKAGPDGHDVDGFSVRQHLEGDTLVVIAGAYGPNWLRTLAELTGRLESPHVKCTVRGQAPGLGDHEVLVRWSTSEELQARKVAEAQRQAPLKKQLREQQAVQEAEERRRSLEAAGQSGLF from the coding sequence ATGTCTCGTGCCACGCGCGCGCACACGATCCGCGGCCACCTGGTCGCCGGAGGTCTCGTCGACCTCGGCCTGGGCGAGGCCACGCAGAAGGCCGGCCCCGACGGACACGACGTCGACGGGTTCTCCGTCCGGCAGCACCTCGAGGGGGACACCCTCGTCGTCATCGCCGGAGCGTACGGCCCGAACTGGCTTCGCACACTGGCCGAGTTGACCGGCCGACTCGAGAGCCCTCACGTCAAGTGCACCGTCCGCGGCCAGGCTCCCGGCCTCGGCGACCACGAGGTCCTGGTGCGCTGGTCGACGTCCGAGGAACTGCAGGCCCGGAAGGTGGCCGAGGCGCAGCGCCAGGCCCCGCTCAAGAAGCAGCTCCGCGAGCAGCAGGCCGTCCAGGAGGCCGAGGAGCGGCGCCGCTCGCTCGAGGCGGCCGGGCAGTCCGGCCTGTTCTGA
- a CDS encoding ROK family protein: protein MHTDLVAALDIGGTKIAGALVDGHGTIVARAQRATPAREDGETVMRAVEEVVGELTASPLWGDATALGIGSAGPVDASAGTVSPVNVPGWRDFPLVRRVREAAGGLPVELIGDGVAITAAEHWQGAARGHDNALCMVVSTGVGGGLVLNGRLHPGPTGNAGHIGHISVDLDGDACPCGSRGCVERVASGPNIARRALENGWRPGPDGDTSAAAVAAAAQDGDPVAMASFERAAQALAAGIAATATLVEIDIAVIGGGVGKAGDILFTPLRKALHDYATLSFVQRLTITPAQMGTDAGLVGAAAAALARKADPTAAGV, encoded by the coding sequence ATGCACACCGACCTCGTGGCTGCGCTCGACATCGGCGGCACAAAGATCGCCGGAGCGCTGGTGGACGGCCACGGCACGATCGTGGCCCGGGCACAGCGCGCGACGCCGGCGCGGGAGGACGGCGAGACGGTGATGCGGGCCGTCGAGGAGGTGGTCGGCGAACTCACGGCATCGCCCCTGTGGGGGGACGCCACGGCCCTCGGTATCGGCAGCGCGGGCCCGGTGGACGCCTCGGCGGGCACCGTGAGCCCGGTCAACGTGCCGGGCTGGCGCGACTTTCCGCTGGTCCGGCGGGTCCGGGAGGCGGCCGGCGGGCTGCCCGTCGAACTGATCGGAGACGGAGTCGCCATCACGGCGGCCGAACACTGGCAGGGAGCAGCCCGGGGCCACGACAACGCGCTCTGCATGGTCGTCTCCACGGGTGTCGGCGGCGGCCTTGTCCTGAACGGCCGCCTGCACCCGGGCCCCACCGGCAACGCGGGCCACATCGGCCACATCAGCGTCGACCTGGACGGCGACGCGTGCCCGTGCGGTTCACGCGGCTGCGTGGAGCGCGTCGCGAGCGGCCCCAATATCGCCCGCCGGGCGCTCGAGAACGGCTGGCGACCAGGCCCGGACGGCGACACCTCCGCCGCCGCGGTGGCCGCCGCCGCACAGGACGGCGACCCGGTCGCCATGGCCTCCTTCGAGCGCGCCGCGCAGGCCCTGGCCGCCGGGATCGCGGCCACCGCGACCCTCGTGGAGATCGACATCGCAGTGATCGGCGGAGGAGTGGGCAAGGCGGGCGACATCCTCTTCACACCCCTGCGCAAGGCCCTCCACGACTACGCCACCCTGTCCTTCGTCCAGCGCCTGACGATCACCCCGGCACAGATGGGAACGGACGCGGGCCTGGTGGGAGCCGCAGCCGCCGCCCTCGCACGGAAGGCGGACCCGACAGCGGCGGGGGTGTGA
- a CDS encoding DUF6545 domain-containing protein — protein MTSGLSDSIGFYVCGFILLLVCALKVPALVRRRHDMLLRAACVLLFAAGCLMVLAAPDSVVALNQFTGITNVAAPAVYLTTIAFSGASLLLIINWRPAPLEQTRRASRVCITTYSLALLAVIALFWAGDAPVEQVTLFDVYYANTPYIREMIVLYLVAQGVAMLTASILCWRWSKEVHGSLRAGLLILAPAYLIVVSYASVRLAAVVARWMGYNLDFLAGDVTRQLATPASLLGAIGFVVPLAGPRVAEIARTIRHLRQLNPLWQAVRDVSTPGAIRASLPWWRTPPAVLLTGRKTALYDAVHALAPYCDPAVREFAYDAALRDGSDESTAAITAEAAMLLAARHRQRTNPDHQLQATETGAQRGVDLVPLSMALASPIVRNLQEHYVPQQKAARHD, from the coding sequence GTGACATCCGGATTATCAGACAGTATCGGCTTCTACGTGTGCGGGTTCATCCTGCTGCTGGTCTGCGCTCTGAAAGTCCCCGCGCTGGTCCGGCGGCGGCACGACATGTTGCTCCGCGCCGCTTGTGTGCTCCTCTTCGCGGCTGGCTGCCTTATGGTCCTCGCCGCGCCGGATTCCGTCGTCGCGCTCAACCAGTTCACTGGGATCACCAATGTTGCCGCCCCAGCGGTGTACTTGACGACCATCGCCTTCTCTGGCGCGAGTCTCCTGTTGATCATCAACTGGCGTCCGGCGCCCCTGGAACAGACACGGCGTGCCTCACGGGTGTGCATCACCACCTACAGTCTGGCTCTTCTTGCCGTCATTGCCCTGTTCTGGGCGGGGGATGCTCCGGTGGAGCAGGTGACTCTATTTGATGTCTACTACGCCAACACGCCCTATATCCGAGAGATGATCGTCCTTTACTTGGTGGCGCAGGGCGTGGCCATGTTGACCGCGAGCATCCTCTGCTGGCGCTGGTCGAAGGAAGTCCACGGCTCCCTTCGAGCAGGCTTGCTCATCCTCGCCCCCGCCTACCTGATCGTCGTGAGCTACGCCAGCGTCAGGCTGGCGGCTGTGGTTGCCCGGTGGATGGGCTACAACCTTGACTTCCTCGCTGGCGATGTAACCCGTCAGTTGGCGACTCCAGCCTCTCTGCTGGGCGCCATCGGCTTCGTTGTGCCGCTCGCTGGTCCGCGCGTCGCAGAGATCGCCCGCACTATCCGGCATCTGCGTCAGCTCAACCCGCTTTGGCAGGCTGTCAGGGACGTGTCCACCCCCGGCGCCATCCGCGCGTCGCTGCCCTGGTGGCGCACTCCTCCGGCCGTGCTCCTGACTGGGCGGAAGACAGCCCTCTACGACGCAGTCCATGCTCTTGCGCCCTATTGCGACCCTGCCGTCCGGGAGTTCGCCTATGACGCGGCCCTCCGCGACGGCTCCGACGAGTCCACCGCCGCGATCACCGCGGAGGCAGCCATGCTCCTCGCCGCTCGCCATCGGCAGCGCACCAATCCGGATCACCAGCTACAGGCCACCGAGACCGGGGCACAGCGCGGGGTGGACCTCGTTCCTTTGTCTATGGCGCTCGCCTCGCCCATCGTCCGTAATCTTCAAGAGCACTACGTGCCCCAGCAGAAAGCAGCCCGTCATGACTGA
- a CDS encoding NPCBM/NEW2 domain-containing protein, which yields MRHLHTRTTRGRLAGALAAGLLCATGLGAPAATAAPVAPALDDGLALTPPMGFNNWNSTHCRAEFNESMVKGIADLFVEKGLKDAGYEYVNLDDCWALPTRDADGKLVADPVRFPNGIKAVADYVHAKGLKFGIYTSAGTKTCNTAGFPGALGHEYSDARQFADWGVDYLKYDNCNNQGVDAKQRYETMRDALRATGRPIVYSICEWGENKPWEWAADVGHLWRTTGDISDNWGSMLSILKQNLPLAPHAGPGHWNDPDMLEVGNGGMTDTEYRSHFSMWAIMAAPLLIGSDLRSASEETFDILGNREVIAVDQDPLGKQGTVISSEGGRWVVAKEMRDGSRAVALFNETGSAQRITTSARAVGLPAADAYTLRDLWQHRSHNTAGTISATVPAHGTVLLRAFTDPEWAQHPPAVELGLDGGPLVEAGRTAALTSTVTDLGRTPARRVSVTLAGPEGWSVESTSPTASPVLTTGRSLRTTWAVTAPEGTPTGSYGLTLRASYRSPAGVRVDSALPLTATVVVAPPPGTSGLGDLPWLSATNGWGPVERNTSNGESAAGDGGPITIGGVVYGTGLGVHAESAVEYYAGGACETVTAQVGLDDEEGADGTVAFEIWADGTKAASTGVLTNAMPAQPITGDVRGARVVRLVVTDGGDGITSDHGDWAEARLSC from the coding sequence ATGCGTCACCTTCACACCCGCACAACCCGAGGAAGACTGGCCGGAGCGCTCGCCGCGGGCCTGCTGTGCGCGACGGGACTCGGCGCCCCCGCGGCCACCGCCGCGCCCGTCGCCCCCGCCCTGGACGACGGTCTCGCGCTCACCCCGCCCATGGGCTTCAACAACTGGAACTCCACCCACTGCCGTGCCGAGTTCAACGAGTCCATGGTCAAGGGGATCGCGGACCTCTTCGTCGAGAAGGGCCTCAAGGACGCCGGATACGAGTACGTCAACCTCGACGACTGCTGGGCCCTGCCCACCAGGGACGCCGACGGCAAGCTCGTAGCCGACCCGGTCCGCTTCCCGAACGGGATCAAGGCGGTCGCCGACTACGTCCACGCCAAGGGCCTGAAGTTCGGCATCTACACCAGCGCGGGCACCAAGACCTGCAACACCGCCGGTTTCCCCGGCGCCCTCGGCCATGAGTACAGCGACGCCCGGCAGTTCGCGGACTGGGGCGTCGACTACCTCAAGTACGACAACTGCAACAACCAGGGCGTGGACGCCAAGCAGCGCTACGAGACCATGCGCGACGCGCTCAGGGCCACCGGGCGCCCGATCGTCTACAGCATCTGCGAATGGGGCGAGAACAAGCCCTGGGAGTGGGCCGCCGACGTCGGCCATCTGTGGCGCACCACCGGCGACATCAGCGACAACTGGGGCTCGATGCTGTCGATCCTCAAGCAGAACCTGCCCCTCGCGCCGCACGCCGGCCCGGGCCACTGGAACGACCCCGACATGCTGGAGGTCGGCAACGGCGGCATGACGGACACCGAGTACCGCTCGCACTTCTCGATGTGGGCGATCATGGCCGCGCCGCTGCTCATCGGCTCGGACCTGCGGTCGGCCTCCGAGGAGACCTTCGACATCCTCGGCAACCGCGAGGTCATCGCCGTCGACCAGGACCCGCTCGGCAAACAGGGCACCGTGATCTCGTCGGAGGGCGGACGCTGGGTCGTCGCCAAGGAGATGCGGGACGGCAGCCGCGCGGTGGCCCTGTTCAACGAGACCGGCAGCGCCCAGCGCATCACCACGAGCGCCCGAGCGGTCGGCCTGCCCGCCGCCGACGCCTACACCCTGCGCGACCTGTGGCAGCACCGCAGCCACAACACCGCGGGCACGATCTCCGCGACCGTCCCCGCGCACGGCACGGTCCTGCTGCGCGCCTTCACCGACCCCGAGTGGGCCCAGCACCCGCCCGCCGTCGAACTCGGCCTGGACGGCGGCCCGTTGGTCGAGGCGGGCCGGACGGCCGCGCTGACCTCGACGGTCACCGACCTCGGCCGTACGCCCGCCAGGCGGGTGTCCGTCACGCTGGCCGGCCCCGAGGGATGGTCGGTCGAGTCGACGTCCCCGACCGCCTCGCCCGTACTGACGACGGGCCGCTCCCTGCGCACCACGTGGGCGGTCACGGCACCGGAGGGGACGCCCACGGGGTCGTACGGCCTCACCCTCAGGGCGAGTTACCGCTCACCGGCCGGTGTCCGCGTCGACAGCGCGCTGCCCCTGACGGCGACCGTGGTGGTGGCGCCGCCTCCGGGCACGTCCGGGCTCGGTGACCTTCCCTGGCTGTCGGCCACCAACGGTTGGGGGCCGGTCGAGCGCAACACCAGCAACGGAGAGAGCGCGGCGGGCGACGGCGGGCCGATCACCATCGGCGGTGTCGTCTACGGCACGGGGCTGGGGGTCCATGCCGAGAGTGCCGTCGAGTACTACGCCGGGGGTGCCTGTGAGACCGTCACCGCGCAGGTCGGGCTCGATGACGAGGAGGGGGCGGACGGCACCGTCGCCTTCGAGATCTGGGCGGACGGGACGAAGGCCGCCTCGACCGGCGTCCTCACCAATGCGATGCCGGCGCAGCCGATCACGGGCGATGTGAGGGGGGCGCGGGTCGTCCGTCTCGTTGTCACCGATGGGGGTGACGGAATCACCTCGGACCATGGGGACTGGGCGGAGGCTCGGTTGAGTTGTTGA